Proteins found in one Magnolia sinica isolate HGM2019 chromosome 5, MsV1, whole genome shotgun sequence genomic segment:
- the LOC131245194 gene encoding cyclic pyranopterin monophosphate synthase, mitochondrial isoform X1: MAAVLLRRTAVRSSHLRRFFNSRNSIDGAVAELNKEMESIFGMPPSVANHGSSSDSPIAQEPQPIILDSGENELGLTHVDRSGGAQMVDICAKEDSKRVAIASCRVTLGEMAFNLVAANQIAKGDVLNVAKIAGISAAKQTSNLIPLCHNISLTHIHVDLKLNEKDFSVDIEGEAATTGKTGVEMEAMTAVTVAGLTVYDMCKAASKDIQITDVRLERKSGGKSGEWSRKQ, encoded by the exons ATGGCGGCCGTGTTACTGAGACGAACTGCAGTCCGTTCTTCTCATCTGAGAAGGTTCTTCAACTCCAGAAATAGCATCGATGGGGCAGTTGCGGAGCTCAACAAG GAGATGGAGTCAATTTTTGGAATGCCTCCTTCTGTGGCTAACCATGGCTCTAGCAGTGACTCACCTATCGCTCAAGAGCCTCAACCCATTATTCTTGACTCGGGTGAAAATGAACTGGGTCTGACCCATGTCGATCGCAGTGGTGGGGCACAGATGGTGGACATCTGTGCAAAAGAAGACAGCAAGAGAGTCGCCATTGCCAGTTGCAGAGTTACTCTAGGAGAGATGGCATTCAATTTGGTTGCAGCCAATCAAATAGCAAAAGGGGACGTCCTCAATGTTGCGAAGATTGCGGGAATTAGTGCAGCGAAGCAGACAAGCAATCTCATTCCTCTATGCCACAACATTAGTCTAACGCACATCCATGTTGATCTAAAGCTGAATGAGAAGGATTTTAGTGTTGATATCGAAGGGGAGGCTGCAACAACGGGGAAGACAGGTGTAGAGATGGAAGCAATGACTGCTGTGACAGTAGCAGGTCTCACGGTGTATGACATGTGCAAAGCTGCTTCAAAGGACATCCAGATCACAGATGTGCGCCTAGAGCGCAAGAGTGGAGGGAAGAGTGGGGAATGGTCTAGAAAGCAGTAG
- the LOC131245194 gene encoding cyclic pyranopterin monophosphate synthase, mitochondrial isoform X2, whose product MACLDELSNCNLIITQEMESIFGMPPSVANHGSSSDSPIAQEPQPIILDSGENELGLTHVDRSGGAQMVDICAKEDSKRVAIASCRVTLGEMAFNLVAANQIAKGDVLNVAKIAGISAAKQTSNLIPLCHNISLTHIHVDLKLNEKDFSVDIEGEAATTGKTGVEMEAMTAVTVAGLTVYDMCKAASKDIQITDVRLERKSGGKSGEWSRKQ is encoded by the exons ATGGCGTGTTTGGATGAACTATcgaattgcaatttgattatcACCCAA GAGATGGAGTCAATTTTTGGAATGCCTCCTTCTGTGGCTAACCATGGCTCTAGCAGTGACTCACCTATCGCTCAAGAGCCTCAACCCATTATTCTTGACTCGGGTGAAAATGAACTGGGTCTGACCCATGTCGATCGCAGTGGTGGGGCACAGATGGTGGACATCTGTGCAAAAGAAGACAGCAAGAGAGTCGCCATTGCCAGTTGCAGAGTTACTCTAGGAGAGATGGCATTCAATTTGGTTGCAGCCAATCAAATAGCAAAAGGGGACGTCCTCAATGTTGCGAAGATTGCGGGAATTAGTGCAGCGAAGCAGACAAGCAATCTCATTCCTCTATGCCACAACATTAGTCTAACGCACATCCATGTTGATCTAAAGCTGAATGAGAAGGATTTTAGTGTTGATATCGAAGGGGAGGCTGCAACAACGGGGAAGACAGGTGTAGAGATGGAAGCAATGACTGCTGTGACAGTAGCAGGTCTCACGGTGTATGACATGTGCAAAGCTGCTTCAAAGGACATCCAGATCACAGATGTGCGCCTAGAGCGCAAGAGTGGAGGGAAGAGTGGGGAATGGTCTAGAAAGCAGTAG
- the LOC131245194 gene encoding cyclic pyranopterin monophosphate synthase, mitochondrial isoform X3, with the protein MESIFGMPPSVANHGSSSDSPIAQEPQPIILDSGENELGLTHVDRSGGAQMVDICAKEDSKRVAIASCRVTLGEMAFNLVAANQIAKGDVLNVAKIAGISAAKQTSNLIPLCHNISLTHIHVDLKLNEKDFSVDIEGEAATTGKTGVEMEAMTAVTVAGLTVYDMCKAASKDIQITDVRLERKSGGKSGEWSRKQ; encoded by the coding sequence ATGGAGTCAATTTTTGGAATGCCTCCTTCTGTGGCTAACCATGGCTCTAGCAGTGACTCACCTATCGCTCAAGAGCCTCAACCCATTATTCTTGACTCGGGTGAAAATGAACTGGGTCTGACCCATGTCGATCGCAGTGGTGGGGCACAGATGGTGGACATCTGTGCAAAAGAAGACAGCAAGAGAGTCGCCATTGCCAGTTGCAGAGTTACTCTAGGAGAGATGGCATTCAATTTGGTTGCAGCCAATCAAATAGCAAAAGGGGACGTCCTCAATGTTGCGAAGATTGCGGGAATTAGTGCAGCGAAGCAGACAAGCAATCTCATTCCTCTATGCCACAACATTAGTCTAACGCACATCCATGTTGATCTAAAGCTGAATGAGAAGGATTTTAGTGTTGATATCGAAGGGGAGGCTGCAACAACGGGGAAGACAGGTGTAGAGATGGAAGCAATGACTGCTGTGACAGTAGCAGGTCTCACGGTGTATGACATGTGCAAAGCTGCTTCAAAGGACATCCAGATCACAGATGTGCGCCTAGAGCGCAAGAGTGGAGGGAAGAGTGGGGAATGGTCTAGAAAGCAGTAG